The genomic stretch GCGCTCCTCGCCCAGGGCCGGGAGCGCTACCCCGAGAGCGGCGCCCTGGCACTTGCCGAAAGCGTCCTGCTCGAGCGCCAGGGCGACCTCTCCGGCGCTGAGACCGCCGTGCGCGCCGGCCTCGAACGCCAGCCCGGCAACCTGGACGCCGTCAACCGCCTGGCCATCTTGCAGGCCCGGCAGGGCGACCTCTCCGGCGCTCAGGCGACGCTCGAGGAGGTGGCCGCCGCCGACCCCAATCTCCAGGTCAACCTCGCGCAGATCTATATCCAGGCCGGCCAGAGCCGGGCCGCCGTAGAGCTTCTGGACGAGCTCCTCCAGAACAGCCCCGAGGACGCGCAGCTGTGGACGCTCTACGGCATCGCCTCGGGCCGGGCCGGCCGCTACAGCCAGGCCTTGGACGCGCTCGACCGGGCCATCGCCTTAGAGCCCGACAACGACGACGTGCGCCGCGCCCGGTCCGTCGTCGAGCAGGCGATGAGCATCACCCAGGGCCAGGAGGTCGAGCTGAGCGGTGAGGCCAGAGCACCCTTCGAGGCTGGCCTGGCGGCGCTCGAGGGCGGCGACATGGGCCGGGCGGCGAGCGAGTTCGCGCGGGCGCGCGGCGCCGAGGATTCGGGCGTGGCGGCCTTCTATCACGGCTTCGCGCTGCAGCTGTCGGGCCAGCCGCGCCAGGCGGTGGCCGCCTACGAGCGCGCCCAGCAGGACTACCCCGACAACTCCGTCATCGCCAACAACCTGGGCTATGCCTACTTGCAGGTAGGCCGCCTCGACCGAGCCCTGGAGCACATCAGCCGGGCCATCCAACTCGACGAAGAGAACGCCAGAGCCCACATGAACCTGGGCCTCACCCTCTTCCGGCTCGGCCGTTACGCCGACGCGGTGAGCTCCTGGGAGCGCGCCACCACCCTCGACGGCGGCCTGGAGAGCGAGCTGAGCGAATTGCTCGAGACCGCCCGCAGCCGCGCCAACTAGCCGCCATAGGGTAAACTTCTGGCTATGACGGTTCGCCCAGAGGTCAGCGACCTGCCCGCCTACAGCTTCACCGCCTCCGACTGCCCGGTCAAGCTCGACCAGAACGAGTCTCCCCACGACCTTCCCGAAGGGCTCAAGGACGAGGTCGTGGCGCGGCTCCGCGAGATTGCCTTTCACCGCTATCCGGAGATGCACGCCGACTCGCTGCGGGCCGCCCTGGCCCGGCGGCACGGCTGGAGTGAACGGGGCGTGGTCGTCGCCAACGGCTCCAACGTCCTGATCGGCGCCCTGGTGCAGGCCTGCGGCATCGGCAGGCGCGTGGTGACGGTCAAACCGACCTTTTCGATCTACCCCTTGCAGGCGCGGCTGCTCGGCGCGGCGCTGACCGAGGTGGCGCTGGCGGCGGACTTCTCGCTGCCGCTGGACGCTCTCGAGGCGGAGCTCGCCTCCGGCCAGGGCGTCCTCTTCATCGCCAACCCGGCGGCGCCCACCGGCAACCTGCTGCCGGCAGCGGAGCTGCGCGCGCTCGCCGCGGCGGCGCGGGGCTGGACGGTGGTCATAGACGAGGCCTACGCCCAGTTCGCCGGCAGCGACATGAGTTTGCTCGTCCGCGACTACCCCCACGTCGCCTCGCTGCGCACCATGAGCAAGGCCTTTGGCCTGGGCGGAGTGCGGCTCGGCTATATGCTGGCGCAACCGGCCCTGGCCGAGGAGATCCAGAAGGTGCTGCTGCCCTTTTCGGTGTCGGCCTTGCAGGTCGCGGTCGGCCTGACCGTCCTGGGCGCCGACGACTACGTCAGCGCCCGCGTCGAGGAGACGCTGCTCGAGCGGGCGCGGGTGGCGGCGGCGCTCGCCGAGCTGGGGACTGAGCTGGGCCTCCACGTCTTTCCCTCCCACACCAACTTCCTGCTCTTTCGGGTGCCGGACGCGGCGGGCTTCTACGGGGGCCTCAAGGCGCGCGGCGTGCTCATCAGGCGGCAGGACGGCCTGCACGGCCTCTCGGGCTGCCTGCGGGTGTCGGTAGGAACGAGGGCGGAAAACGACGCCTTTATAGCTGCCGCGCGGGCGGTTGCCGAGACATACGTCGTCAAGGCGGGCGAGGCGCAGCATGTCTAGCCAAGCCCCGGCCAGAACCGCCGAGATCAGCCGAGACACGGCGGAGACGCAGATCCGCCTGCGCCTCGAGCTCGACGCGGGCGCGGGCGGGCGCGCCGAGACCGGCCACGGCTTTTTGGACCACATGCTGGCGCAGCTCATCCGCCACGGCCGTCTGACGCTCGAGCTCTCCGGCAAGGGCGACCTGGAGGTGGACGTGCACCACCTGGCCGAGGACTGCGGCATCGTCCTCGGCCAGGCCCTGCACCGGGCCTTGGGCGAGCGGCGCGGCTTGGAGCGCTACGCCGACGCCTGGGTGCCGATGGACGAGAGCCTCGCTCACGTCGTCCTGGACCTCTCCGGCCGACCCTTCCTGGCCTTCGAGCCGGGCGGTTTCGAGGGCCACGCGGGCGGCTTCAACGCCCACCACCTGCGCGAGTTTCTGCGCGGCTTCTGCAACCACGCGGGCGCCACCGTGCACGTGCGCGTGATCACAGGAGAGGAGACCCACCACGTCGTCGAGGCGGTGATGAAGGCCTTCGCCAGAGCGCTCTACGCGGCCACTCGCGTCACCACGGACGAGCTCCCCTCGACCAAGGGCCTGTTGTGAGAGGCCGGTTGTGAGGGGCTGGTTGTGAGGGACGTGTTATGAGGGGTATGCCGTGAACACCGTCCTCATCGACTACGGCGCAGGCAACCTGCACAGCGTCCACAAGGCCCTTCTGAAGGCGGGGCTCGAGGCCGAGCGCTCGGCCGACCCCGGCGCCGCCGCCCAGGCCGACGTGCTCGTCCTGCCCGGCCAGGGCCACTTCCGGCAGGTCATGGAGGCCTTTTTGGAGTCGGGCTTCGAGCCGGTGCTGCGCCGGCACATCGACGCGAACAAGCCCTTTTTGGGCATCTGCGTGGGCCTGCAGCTCCTCATGAACAGTTCCGAGGAGGCGCCCGGGGTGCCGGGGCTCGGCGTCCTGGCGGGCGAGGTGCGGCGCTTCGACGCATCTCAGGTGAGCGTGCCGCAGATGGGCTGGAACCGGCTCGAGCCCTACGGCGAGCCGCCGCTGCTGAGGGGGTTGCCGGCAGGGTCCTACGCCTACTTCGCCAACTCCTACTACGCGGACTTCGCCGACGCGCGCGTGCCCGGCGCGGTGACGCGCTACG from Deinococcota bacterium encodes the following:
- the hisC gene encoding histidinol-phosphate transaminase yields the protein MTVRPEVSDLPAYSFTASDCPVKLDQNESPHDLPEGLKDEVVARLREIAFHRYPEMHADSLRAALARRHGWSERGVVVANGSNVLIGALVQACGIGRRVVTVKPTFSIYPLQARLLGAALTEVALAADFSLPLDALEAELASGQGVLFIANPAAPTGNLLPAAELRALAAAARGWTVVIDEAYAQFAGSDMSLLVRDYPHVASLRTMSKAFGLGGVRLGYMLAQPALAEEIQKVLLPFSVSALQVAVGLTVLGADDYVSARVEETLLERARVAAALAELGTELGLHVFPSHTNFLLFRVPDAAGFYGGLKARGVLIRRQDGLHGLSGCLRVSVGTRAENDAFIAAARAVAETYVVKAGEAQHV
- a CDS encoding tetratricopeptide repeat protein, giving the protein ALLAQGRERYPESGALALAESVLLERQGDLSGAETAVRAGLERQPGNLDAVNRLAILQARQGDLSGAQATLEEVAAADPNLQVNLAQIYIQAGQSRAAVELLDELLQNSPEDAQLWTLYGIASGRAGRYSQALDALDRAIALEPDNDDVRRARSVVEQAMSITQGQEVELSGEARAPFEAGLAALEGGDMGRAASEFARARGAEDSGVAAFYHGFALQLSGQPRQAVAAYERAQQDYPDNSVIANNLGYAYLQVGRLDRALEHISRAIQLDEENARAHMNLGLTLFRLGRYADAVSSWERATTLDGGLESELSELLETARSRAN
- the hisB gene encoding imidazoleglycerol-phosphate dehydratase HisB, yielding MSSQAPARTAEISRDTAETQIRLRLELDAGAGGRAETGHGFLDHMLAQLIRHGRLTLELSGKGDLEVDVHHLAEDCGIVLGQALHRALGERRGLERYADAWVPMDESLAHVVLDLSGRPFLAFEPGGFEGHAGGFNAHHLREFLRGFCNHAGATVHVRVITGEETHHVVEAVMKAFARALYAATRVTTDELPSTKGLL
- the hisH gene encoding imidazole glycerol phosphate synthase subunit HisH, with translation MNTVLIDYGAGNLHSVHKALLKAGLEAERSADPGAAAQADVLVLPGQGHFRQVMEAFLESGFEPVLRRHIDANKPFLGICVGLQLLMNSSEEAPGVPGLGVLAGEVRRFDASQVSVPQMGWNRLEPYGEPPLLRGLPAGSYAYFANSYYADFADARVPGAVTRYGPTAFKSALSKGNLHATQFHPEKSQRVGLKILENFRDLARAAVAARAP